The following proteins are encoded in a genomic region of Arachis stenosperma cultivar V10309 chromosome 4, arast.V10309.gnm1.PFL2, whole genome shotgun sequence:
- the LOC130974920 gene encoding uncharacterized protein LOC130974920, protein MCDASDFALGAMLGQRKDNLVHVIYYASKVLNDAQRNCTTTEKELLAIVFACDKFRSYLIGAKVIIFTDHTALKNLFAKQESKPRLIRWILLLLEFNIEIRDKKGVENKVADHLSRIRHEEGGTHDTSVNELFPDEQLMTIHKAPWFADIANFKATGALTPGINKHQKRKLINDAKYFVWDEPYLFKKCSDGILRRCVSEEEGREVLWKCHGSCYGGHFGGDRTAAKLQKMEEFRSQAYENAKIYKEKAKRRHDLHIAPRSFEKGQQVLLYNSKLTLFPGKLKSRWSGPFLVTKVSPYVHIEIMDESSDRTFTVNGQRLKHYMGNMGENPRVKYHLK, encoded by the exons atgtgtgatgcatctgattttGCACTTGGGGCCATGTTAGGGCAGAGGAAAGATAACTTAGTCCATGTGATATACTATGCTAGCAAAGTCCTCAATGATGCTCAAAGAAACTGTACCACTACTGAAAAGGAGTTGCTAGCAATAGTTTTTGCATGTGACAAGTTCAGATCATATCTCATTGGTGCTAAAGTGATTATTTTCACAGATCACACAGCACTTAAAAATTTGTTTGCCAAGCAAGAATCAAAACCAAGACTAATAAGATGGATCTTATTGTTGCTGGAATTCAATATTGAAATCAGAGACAAGAAAGGAGTGGAGAACAAGGTAGCAGATCACTTATCCAGAATCCGTCATGAGGAAGGTGGAACACATGATACAAGTGTGAACGAGCTCTTCCCTGATGAACAATTGATGACAATTCACAaagcaccatggtttgcagacattgccaACTTCAAGGCAACCGGGGCTCTAACTCCAGGGATCAATAAACATCAAAAAAGAAAACTCATAAATGATGCAAAATATTTTGtctgggatgagccatatctcttcaagaagTGTTCAGATGGAATCCTTAGAAGATGTGTCTCGGAAGAAGAAGGACGAGAGGTCCTATGGAAGTGCCACGGCTCATGTTATGGAGGCCATTTTGGAGGGGATAGAACTGCAGCAAAG CTGCAAAAGATGGAGGAATTTCGATCACAAGCCTATGAGAATGCCAAGATTTATAAGGAAAAAGCAAAGAGAAGACATGACTTGCATATTGCACCCAGGAGTTTCGAAAAGGGGCAACAAGTACTCCTCTACAATTCCAAATTGAcactgttcccaggaaaactcaaatcaaggTGGTCCGGACCTTTTCTTGTCACAAAAGTCTCGCCATATGTACACATAGAAATCATGGATGAAAGTTCAGATAGGACTTTCACTGTGAACGGACAAAGGCTGAAGCATTATATGGGCAACATGGGGGAAAACCCCAGAGTAAAGTATCATCTCAAGTAA
- the LOC130974921 gene encoding uncharacterized protein LOC130974921 — MQNQDAAIKKLETQIEFLFKQTPGHNNCSNTNSIPREECQAITLRSGKELKETHKKPPEKELDEESKGHEESHTSIPKSHQEREVPNPCLPKAPYPQQLQLKKKGEDNQFSRFLEIFKKLQINIPFAEAIEQMPLYAKFLKELMTKKRSWKNNETVVLTEECSAIIQHKLSQKLKDPGSFQIPCIIGKITVEKALCDLGASINLMSLAMMKKMKIEEAKPTRMALQLADRSFKFPHGIVEDLLVKVGDFIFLADFVVLDMEEGAKTSIILGRPFLSTARAIIDVQKGELVLRLHEEKMIFNVFKAMRYPHDSLGECMRLDSVEALVQETLEEELKASTEEELATSEEAAAAEIHVQGRLEKKEEKKHPNWSLKHCQPLSSMHTWEKIKGIQ, encoded by the coding sequence ATGCAGAATCAAGATGCTGCCATCAAGAAACTGGAAACACAGATTGAATTCTTATTCAAGCAAACCCCTGGGCACAACAATTGCAGTAATACTAACTCAATACCAAGGGAAGAATGTCAGGCCATCACTCTCAGGAGTGGGAAGGAATTGAAGGAGACCCACAAGAAACCACCAGAGAAGGAATTGGATGAAGAAAGCAAGGGACATGAGGAATCTCACACCTCAATCCCCAAGTCACATCAAGAAAGAGAAGTGCCCAATCCATGCCTCCCAAAGGCCCCATACCCACAGCAGTTGCAATTAAAGAAGAAGGGAGAGGACAACCAATTCTCAAGATTCTTGGAGATCTTCAAGAAATTACAAATAAACATACCCTTTGCTGAAGCAATCgagcaaatgccactctatgccaagttcttgaaggagttGATGACCAAAAAGAGAAGCTGGAAGAATAATGAGACTGTGGTACTTACAGAAGAATGCAGCGCCATCATCCAACACAAATTGTCTCAAAAATTGAAGGATCCTGGGAGTTTCcaaatcccttgtatcattggaAAAATCACTGTGGAAAAGGCTTTATGTGATCTAGGAGCCAGCATAAATCTAATGTCTCTAGCAATGATGAAAAAGATGAAGATTGAAgaagccaaaccaacaagaatggccctcCAACTAGCAGACAGGTCATTCAAATTCCCCCATGGGATAGTAGAAGACTTgttggtgaaggtgggagaCTTCATTTTCCTAGCAGATTTCGTAGTACTAGACATGGAAGAAGGAGCTAAGACCTCCATCATCCTGGGGAGGCCATTTTTATCCACTGCCAGAGCCAttattgatgtccaaaagggtgaacttGTCCTCAGATTACACGAGGAGAAAATGATATTCAATGTGTTTAAGGCCATGAGATACCCACATGACTCATTGGGAGAATGTATGAGGTTGGACTCAGTAGAAGCTTTGGTACAAGAAACTCTTGAAGAAGAGCTTAAAGCATCAACAGAAGAGGAGTtagcaacaagtgaagaagctgcAGCCGCTGAAATACATGTTCAAGGAAGGCtagaaaagaaggaagaaaagaagcACCCAAATTGGAGCTTAAAGCACTGCCAACCActctcaagtatgcatacttgggaGAAAATAAAAGGTATCCAGTAA